The Aspergillus flavus chromosome 2, complete sequence region TTTCTCCCGCATCGGAAATTGCATCGAGGCTTTTGCCAAAAGCTCGTGTAAGTAGTGCTACCGACTACTGTTGTTATGCATTGCCATGCAGCTAGCGACTGTATGTACGCTAGTGGTTTATTGGCAAACTCGACGGACTCTATTCCTGTCCAAGATAAGAGAGaagatataaatagatataaaaaagagTCGAATTCAGAGAGACTGGGCATTATTAGCAACAGATATCAGCAAGATACCAGACAGTCCCGCCGAGCCTGAGAAACCGTAACTTGGCTCGTCTCTGGTAGATTAGCTCTTTCGACCTTAAGACACGACACCATACAACACCACGATCATGTTATTGGATTTGAGGAATGCTGTACTACAATCAATTGACTCATGTATCTGTAGCTGACTCCCCGACTCATGGCCTCATAGCAGAGATGTTGTGTGACATGGACTGGCCAGAAATGTCTTGTGAATCTGCTTCCGTCtgtttaaaatatatagttcgCTATCGGTATTGTTAACGAATGGACACAGTGGGCAACAGGCTACCATTGAAGGTATGGTCCGACTGTGGTCCGCGAAGAAATTGGATGTGAGACATGCAAGCGTCAGGAGATGGAAAGCGGGTGTCGATTGTCAGCTGATGATGCCGTGCCCTCCACTTGCACACCCGATGAAGCTTCTAGTCTTTCAGTCCTTCCAATAGAAGAGGCAATCCATGCGTCCAGAACAGAAGGCGGTGAGTCTCACGGGCGCGCCGGGAGAATGACGTCAGCGGGTAAAGGAAGCCTGGCAGATCGGAATCTCCACTCAATATCGGAGAGCGCAGATGTCGACGTATGTTGATGTCCCCATACCAGAAATCCCGGTTTGCTTCTATACGTCATCGAGGACTCGCATCATCAGGAGGGTCTAGAAGATGTGTGGCTTCAATCAGACGCGATATAAAATTCCGCTATTTGGCCCGCAACATGGCCTACGCGCCGAGCAGCTGTTTGGCAACATAACATGAATCACGAACCTCCGCACGAATCTCCACCACACGATCCTGATTCTACCCCAAGATACTGTTAAGAGGCAGATATTATCATCGTTTGCTTCTGCTGGGTAAACAATAGGGGATGGAACATCCCCCTTCAAGAGCATCTGCCACAAAACAGAAAGCTAAAAACGGTTGTTAGCACAATTTCATCAACGTCGAACGTGATTTTACGCGATTTTACACACTCTTCACTGGGTAGATTAGAGTACACTTACCCATACCGAACAAATATGCATTCCCGTGAAAGTTCAGGGGGAGGCTGGGAAGGGGGCCCTCGCAAGTACGCCTACAATCGCGAGGGAGCCCGGGAACGAGAGATGCACCTGTAACTAAACCCTCCGTTCCATTGCAATCATCGCGTGAACTACCTCTAACGATTCAATTATATAGCTATCTTCCATACTGGGGGTTTTCGGATTCCGAGAAACATGCCCAGCAATCGATTGGAACCCATCCGAATGTGTCACGCGACAATGTCTTGACAGTCTTTGCGCAACTTGCTGCACTACGAATGGGCGCTCAAAGAGCCCTGATATCACTTTTTGATAAGACCATGCAACATGTCGTAGCCGAATCAACCCCGGGACTAAGCTTGCGCGGTACCGAGGGGTGTGAGCAAACAGAAGCCTTATGGCTGGGCGTTCGTCGCCTCCCGCGCCAAAAGATCACAATGTGCTACCATGCAGTAAGATCATTCGTGGAGGACGAACAGGACATTTTTGTGGCGGCAGACCTGGCTGAAGACGAGCGATTCAAACACCACCCATCGGTAACTGGCTATCCGCATAACAGATTTTACGTGTCTGTGCCAATCCGGTCACCGGATGCATATGTCATTGGGACGGTGGCAGTCCTCGATGACCGGCCAAGAGATGGAGTCAGTGATGAACAAGTACGCTTCTTGAAAGAACTCTCGGCGACGGTCATGGATCACTTACTGTCGCAACGAGCGATGCGAGAGGAGTATcgtgaggagaagatggttcGGGCCTTAGGATTGTTCGTCAGAGGAAAGTCAGATCTGGCCGAGTGGTTCAGCAGTCGAAATACATCGGACAAGAAGTACGGGTCGAAGATGGCGCATGTGAACAGGAGATTGGAGCAATTACAAGTCTCTGGATCGAGCcccgatgaggatgaaaagCAGGAATGCGTGAATGGGGACGGGGAAGCACCAAAAGGCAAAGCcagagaacagaagaagcacaGACATAAATCCCCTGTTCGGAAATTTGAAAACCACCAGGAAGCGGAGAGTggggatgaagacgaggcAGATAacaaaaagagcaaaaggcAGCGGCCCCGGCTTTCCCCAACTACCAGCCAACTTCAAGAAACACTTACCCCGTCCAGTGTCCGATCGGTCGTCAACCGCGCCGCTTCTTTGATCTATCAGGCACTGGATGTCGAAGGGACAATGTTCATCGATGCAAGCGTGTATGCTCGGCGACAAACCGTGGGTTCTACCGAGACTACCCATGACACCCCAGGAGCATACAACGTGGAAAATAAAACAGACGAGGACCAGATCCCTTCTGCCTCATACCCAGAGTCTGGGTTCTCAGGGTCTTCCGACGACGAGAAAGAGGCCAGAAGTCTGGTCCTTGGTCACTTCACCTCCTCTACATCTGACCAAGCCGAGAACCTGAAGGATAGTCATTATGTATCTCTCTCTGGTGCTTTTGTGAGTCATCTCATTGATCGGTACCCTAAGGGGAAGATCTTTCATATCGAAGAGGATGGCTCCATCGCATTAAGTTATGAGGGATTGGCGGATGACATGGATTATTCAGAAAGTGGTGGACGTGGCGCACAGACTACGGATGCCCATAAGAAAGATGTACAGCAGGAAACTATGGACCTCAAGCAACTTATGAAGGTTCTACCGGACGCGAGATGCATTGCCATATATCCTGTCTGGGATTTTCAGCGAAGTCGTTGGTTTACAATTAATCTAGTCTGGACTGACGATCCGGGCAGAGTGTTGTCGGAGCCAAAGGATCTAACATACATGGCGGCATTCAGTAACACGGTCATGGCCGAGGTGTCGCGTTTAGACCTGGAGGCAGCCGACCGAGCCAAGGGCGATTTCATTTCTTCTATATCTCATGAATTGCGGTCGCCTTTGCATGGCTTACTCGGGACTGTGGAGCTGCTCCAAGATATGGTGAACTCCTACGCGCAACGGTCGTTGATCGAGACCATATACAGTTGCGGGCGGACCCTGTTAGATACGTTaaatcatcttcttgattatGCTAAGATTAATACCCTCACCCGACCACGGCCGTCAGACGTGGCTGGTAAACAAGGAGAAACGGACGTGTCCAAACCCCAATCAGCGGTGCCTGGCTTTCTTCAGGATGAAGACCTGGGCGTGTTGGTACAGGAGGTGGTCGAGGGCCTTCTTGCCGGAGCGGAATATCAGCGTCGCGGGCCAAATGACAATAATGAGGTCGCTTTGAAAAACGATACCAATAATCCAGAGTCTCGACTCATGACTATTGTGGATATCGAGTGGCAGGATAGTTGGCAATTCAGTGTTTACGCCGGCGCTTGGCGCAGAGTGGTAATGAATCTATTTGGCAACGCTCTCAAGTACACGCGCACAGGGTACATTCGACtattgatgaagaaagacACGCTAATTATAGACGGCAAGGACCCTAGACCGGCAGTTCACATTACGATCAGTGACTCTGGGCGTGGCATGTCTAAAGACTTTCTTCAGAATCATTTGTACAGTGCCTTTCTCCAAGAGGACACTACATCTCCTGGTCTAGGGGTAGGCCTTCATCTAGTCCATCAAATTGTGAGGTCCTTGAATGGACAGATCAAATTCACAAGTGAAGTCGATCGGGGGACAAGTGTAGATGTTGTTCTCCCTGTCACGCCTCCAGAACGGTCGACCTCTATCCAGTCCTCCGACTATCCCTCCTTGAGAGATAAGCTGAACGGCATGACGGTCTCACTATTCACAAGGAGCTCTCAAAAGGGCGACCTGGGGTTCGACTCGCAAAAGTTTGAAGATGTCCTGTCGAGCCTCGGACATATGGTGTCGGGATGGTTTGGATTACGCGTATTAAACCAGAAAGAACTTGACCATGAACGGCCAGATTTTGCTATTATCACTGAGCATGAGTACTACAAGTACTATCAACCAGGCTCCAATGAGCCGGCGCCAGATAGCTCGGAAATCAAACCCTCGCTTCCATTGATTGTCCTGAGTGCGCGGACAAGTAGCTGGAAAGCATTGGGAGAGAGCGCGGATGAATCGGTTATCTTTCTTACCCAGCCGTGAGTATTCCCTACCACAATGCTGGGATCCTTTACTGACCAGTTCACCCAGTGTGAGTCCCAAGACTCTCTCAACAGCATTCGAGCATTGTCTGGGATTATCAGGTCCTTCTCAGCACTCAATGCCTCAAAGGCACCACTCCCCTGCCATACCTGTCAGGGAGAGCTCCCAGAGATCTAACAGAGCACCGGAGATCAAAGACAATAACAGTGACTCTGCAGATGTAGACAAGACTGATGTTGACGGTGTCGCTAGCGACAACAAGCAAGGGCCGTCCGACGACGAAAGAGAAGCCCAGGCTAAGTCGCTGTCAGGCAACATTCTTCTCGTGGAGGATAACCAAGTCAATCTTAAGGTTTGACACCTGAGCTTGTCTGAGTGACCTATTCTAACGGTCGTACTTAGATTATTGAGATGTGTGTCAAGAGCGCTGGGTTTAAATACCAGACTGCAGTCAACGGCCAGGACGCCTTGGAGAAGTTTAAGAACGATCGATATGACGCTGTAGTAATGGGTTGGTCGCGGCCCTTCTCTCTAATTATGGCAAAGCGAGATAAGGCTAATTTAGTGGTAGATATCTCTATGCCGGTAATGGACGGTCTGACAGCTACGCGGGAAATGAGACATTTCGAACGCAAGAAGAAGTTACCACCTGCCACTATAATTATACTCACTGCTGTTTTGTCAGCCTCGATGCAGCACGAAACCATGATGAGTGGGGCCAATATGTTTCTCACAAAGCCTACGCCGCTGAAGCAATTGAAAGAAACACTGCGAAAGCTATCTGAAGGGAAGGATGTGTCTGATGATATGCGATCATGATGTGATGATGAATGTTTGAATATAGAAATAGCGATCAATACTTATAGAACGGGCAAAGGGTACCTCGCCTAATTAGCCTATTATATACAACTCTAGAGTTCATGCTCTCCATACTGGATCTCATGGAATGTGCATAGTCAGCTGTAATCGCTGTTTAAACTCCTATTCCTTTGGGCGCATCAGAGGTATGCGCGTAAAACCTAGGACTGTGTACGAGGAATATATGAACATCTTGGGGTGTGGTCAGCAATGACGCCTGCTTCATCATGAGCGGTGCCTTCATACGTAGCGTCTAGAACTATAGTAcatattataaaagaaattattatttgatGTGGATATCCCAAACTTCAACAAATCGGTATTTTCATTCTAAACGTGGAGATCTATTCTAAGTTCAAAGAGAGGCATCATAAGGTCAATGTCCGTCGTCGCCGTGAAGCTGCAAGGCCTGCCTTGCCGTCTAAAATCCGCCGTGTCTTCTCTGATGAAGACCGGCTAGTCCGTACCCAAATGAGGCATCCATAGCTCTTCTTCTTAACCCAGGGTGACCGTAATGCCAGCACTAGCAGAACAACTGTTAGTGTCGGTGTCATCGGGCTGCTGATACGAAGCGGCGCAGTCGGTATCTCCCGCGGAGCAGGATGCAGACGAACAGCTCGAATCACTCGGGGTGGCCGAGAAGCCAGCGGTGATAAATTCCGAGTCAGAGTCCAGGTTGATAGACGAGAGATCCCAATAAACGGTGTCGCCATCCGCGGTGTACTCGAATTGCAAGACGCTGGTTTCACTGTCTGTGGTTGCCATCTTGATGGAGATACCGCCGGTGGACTCGGTCTTCCAAGCCTCGGAATAGCTGCCGCCAGAGGAAATGGTCTGCGTGTCGCTGGAGGTGTCGGAGGTGGACCACAGGTATACGGTGCTGCCGAGGTTGTTCACAATCTGGACATTGCCAGATCCGCTGGCACTGGCACTGGCGCTGGCACTGGCGCTGGCACTGGAGCTAGAGCTGGCGGCGATGGAAGTGGTGGTCGGAGCAACGCTGACAGGACTACCTCTGGGGTAGTGATGAGGGAGGGCAGAAGCAGTCATCGCACAGACCGCGGAAAGAAGGATCTTAGAGAGCATCATTCTGCTGGTAGTGAATGGGAATTGACAAGGGCTGTCGTAGAAATAAGGAGGGAAGGCAAATTCGGCTCTAAGGAGGGGCCGGGAAGGGTGGATATAGAAATGAAAGTCGGAGGGTCAACCTCAACGATAATCTTAAGTCAAAGGAATGACTGAAAAGAACTGAAAGGACTGTGTGTGCAGTTTGAAAGTGCAAATGCAAGAGGCTGCAGGTCGGGGGAGTATAGCGCTATATATGCCCCATGGtggagccggagaagatggcgaaCATTGGCCAAACACCCTAATCAGTGTGGGAAACTCCTCCGTACGATGTATGGCTCAGTCGTGTGTCATGTCAGAATTCGGATACGCATTTCCACGCGAACTGTGGAGCGCAGAGTCTCGAACGTCCAGGGCAAGAGTTCCATTGGCCCAGGCACCCTAGGGCTTCGATGCTTAGGCAGAAGCTTCCACCAATACTGGAATTGTCCCTGGACCTGAAGACCAATCTAGAAACCCATCAAGATCAACATGGCGGGTCGCCCACATGGTTCTGGACCGACTGGTCGGTGCCTGACGCGTTAAGAGTGGAGCCGGCGCTTCGACACAGCCCACAAATAGCTCTGGATACGTAATCCCGGCTGTGGCTGTCTGACGACGCTTCGCCCCAGAACTCCCAATCGATTCCGGCATTTGGTACTGCGTAACTGGGCTGGACTCGTCGTTTTGTATGCGTCGGATTTCCAACGAACGGCATCTGGTGTGGCGTTCGAGAAAATAAGGGTTTAACACACGCTACAGCCCTAAAGTCACGCAATTCCCCCCACGTCGATTTTACGTTCTCTTTTAGCTGGAAATCCGTTTTCAGTCATGATCGCCCATCTGGACTAATTTTCCTACCCTTAGATTATGTGTTCTAATGTGCCTTTCGAATCCAGGATTTGTAAAATAGGATTGGGACACCGGTTGTGGCGAATTATACGAGAAAAAAAGTCGTCTCTGCGACCGTCTTCAAACCTACCCACCGAGTCCTAATCGCTTTCTCATAGTTAATTACTTTCGAAAGCTAGTATTTACGGATCTAATGCTATGCCCCCCCTTTTCCAAATGCCAATCCATCAAACACGTAAATACGCGGCGCTTTTTGCCAGGCTTCGAAGCGCACACCGATCGCAAATTTTTCGGACCCAGTCCGTACTAATACTTCGAGTTTTGCCATTCCGACATGACTCGCGAAATCCATTAGAACGCAATAATATACACATGCTTCGGGTGGAGAACGGCAAAGGTCCTGTATATGACCTGTGCTAGAGAACCGACATACTACCCATAGGGCACTGACAGTCGAAAAATCGATGAGGGGAGTAGTTCTTGACATTCTCAGGGGTAGCATCCGGCTTGATAATCGATATCATTGTTTCTTTGCGAACTTAGAAGGATGTTCTAACCCAGTCGAAGACTTCTTCATTCAATAGGACCGTGCCACCGACATATCCAACACGAGAGACTCCGTCGGAAAGCCGTATCGGATTTCGGCGGATTTCGCGCACGGTGGTATCGTCAAAGGCCACATAGGTAAGATTCCTGGCATAGCCTTTTCGTAAAAGATAAACGATGAAGTCTAGAAAGATAGATTCCGTAGCTGGATCCTCGTGGACTAGGTCAATCTGGGCTACACGTAAACGGGGCAATAACAGTGCGATTTGCATGAATTCCTGGTGCGGAAACCGAGTCAGTGACAACCCAAAATAGCATCTACTTGAGCAGAGACGCACTTGATTCAGACTCGCTTGACTCACGCGAAGTTCTTCGATATCTGGCAACGCCCCTACCAAATACTTGATATCTGGCACGTCCAGCACATACTTCGACCCATCCAAAAACGGACTCAGGCCCAGCACCTTCAGAGTGGAAGAATGGTGCCTTCTGAGAGCATCCACGAGAACGCGGATTGGCTCCATCGGTCGTAGTGTGTCAGATGGGACGAGGTGAAATGCCTCCAAGCCACTGAAAGACGAAATGAATTCTTGAATGCCCTTGATACCTAGGTTCACCCTCAACCTAAGCGGACGCAAGTCAGCTTCAACAGACGCATCCCAGAACTCCGTTGGATCCTGCACCAGGAGGCTCGGTCCTAGCTCTAGCGTCAGTTCTCTCAGTTCGGTTGGTGGAATTGCTGCCCACATGCTCTTCGCGGGGATTCCTATGTCGGAAAACCCACGAATGTCCAAAGAGCGCAATCGAAATGGAGCAGGTTTATGCCAGTCCTCCACGAGACTGCTAATGCTGAGCTCGGCACGGTCATCGGCCCATATAGAAAGGCGCTCTAGTTGTGTAGCATGCTTCAGAGCCACACCTAAGGATTGTAAAACCACGACGTTATCGACTTGGGTGAGGTGCATCACCCTTAGCTTGACTGTTGTGTGGAGGTGCAAGGTTGGGCGAAAGAACGGCTTCGGGGTGCAGTCCGTACCCATACGGATTCGCAAGCACCGCAGCCTCTGTTGCAGCAATACGGTCGTCAGCAAGACCTGTGTCAGTGAAACTTGCATGTCCCAGCTGAAAGGTAGGTTAGCTTAGCCCCCTTCAGATGATCGCCATGGATACCATTGAGCAACCCCAATGGGATAGGGGAAAGGATGGATAGTACATGAACTCCTCTAAATTCGGCATCCTTTGAATGCAATTGCGGATGATGTTGCTGAACATGCGAGCTGCTGGGGAAAGAATCTGGTGCTCGCCAAGCTCGGAGTCAATCGCAGCATAAGCCTCGTACCATGATCCTGACACGACCACGCGCCTTGTATATACGAGTTTGTTGAAGTGGAGATTTCCGAGGATATCCAGTTGCGACAACAGCTGATCATCCGGCTTGATGCGCCCGGGACTATGGAAGTGTACTGTCTGATACAGGTACGGTGTTGCCAAATCGTTCAACTCATGCGACACGCGGGCCAACTTGGCGAGATCGCTAGCGGTCAGCTGGCAACGAATGTTAGGTCTTCACGAGGCATTAGGTGggatagaaagaagaggatgagccCACATGCTGGCGTATTTGCGCCATGAAAAGTCGGATGATGTCTGCCATCATTACCGGATAGACACAAGTACGCATGAGGTGGTGTTTGAAGAATGGCCTGACGTTAACCATTGACAGCGATTGCCCCTAGTCTATGAATGACATATTGCTTTGCCAATGCTCTTAGGGGAGTATTATCAGAagaagaggcaaaagatTGTCCAGTATGTGCTTTGGTGACGCAATGGAAACGTAGTCTCCAACTCGTGTCACATATTTGGATCTATACCTAGAGGAACCTGGTGAAGAGGGTCGGGatcaatctttttttctgttgATGGGTATGAGCTGTGTGATTGTTTTACCTATTTCCCAGACTTGTGCTTCTCGAGAACCTGCTCATGGCACCAACGGTTATATGTCCCATCATGTCCCTGATCGAGCATGTACGGCGCATGCCTCAATGATATCATGGCGCGGTCATACGCTCTGTACTCCTGTACGTTTTCCATGGTTATGATCCGAATTGCGAACCCTATCAGGGGTAGTAGGATAATGTATCCGAGCCGCAACTCAATGGCCACTGATGGCAACCGGATATACTTTCACATGGCTCGACAACACGGTCGGCAACGATCTCGAGTGTATTGATGGTTAAGATGATTGGCGGTGATCGAATAGGATgatataagaaataaatgtCTGGTGTGTCACCAAAGGGAGAGAATCCTAACGCACACTAGAAACAtcaactatatatatactgacTTTAGGCATGAATTGAACCAAAGCTGAACCACATATGCTGAAAAGAAACTCCGTCGCTACTATTATGTCGTATATGCATATGCTAGTAATCTAAGGATCAGGCACAAAGACAGGACAAGGTATACACATGCGTCGCTAAGGCATGCCAGCAAGAGCATGAGGGTGCAAATTGAGATCCCCAAAGCCAGTTGTGACACGAGCGTGTAAGGAATGTCGCGATAATGCAACATTGCAGTGGCCGACCATACATACTGCCAACATGATATTCTCTGCCGCCATATGCAGGGCTGGAGACAGCTCGGCGTTGTGTTGGCGATTGATCTCTCCACAAATAAGGGATTATCGTATTCTCACGTCACGAGTCCTGTAAAGCTCTCCTCCCATCAGTACAATGTATGAAAGCGACATAACCATCGTCGTAAAGCCCTATATTTGCACACGGTCGGAAGACCTCCAATGGCTTGTTTCTCGGGAAAGAGATAGGATAACATTCCGCGAAAGTCGACTATGTCCTCACTTCGCGCCTCGAGTATTCAGTGATTTCCGTCTATTCTCCCTTACTTCTCGTTCATTCTCCATCAGGATATTCTGGAGGCAGCGGCTTCCCTGATCGCTTCCCTTGGCTCGGACATCATTAAGGAGCTCTGTCAGCGCATTCTTCATCTGGAGACTGTAGTGGAGTGCCTGTTTATTTGGCTCCTGGGGTTGATCGGTCGGTCCCGAGCCAGTCTGATTATGAATTCCGGCTGTCGCAGACGAGACTGAGCGCTTGATGACGGGGTTAGAGCGAACGGTTGGTACACGGTTGGTCGACGCGGCCGGTTGGGCACTTTTGCGCGGGTGATCCATAGTGAAAAAGAATCAGAGTAATAGAATGGGGTGCGAAGTGACTCATGGACTCGCAGTTTCTTGGGGGTATGCTCAATATATATCAAGAGACGCTATACAACAATGAAGCGGCGTTAGGGTTAAGTAACGATGACGTAGCTCGAGATCGACGACTTCAAAGCTGTGGCAGCACACGTGATTGGTCGGAACGCTTGCCGGAGTCTTCAGCCACAGGGCTTAACCCTTTCCATATAGCAGTCTCTATCCATACTATGTAGTAGATCATCATGCATGTCCTTGTCCTGAACCCCTAGCTGTGAAGAATGTCAACCCTGGCAATGCCTTACTGAGGTTTAAGCTATACCCTGGTCCATGATCGAACCACCTAGGACTGAGAATAAACCAGTTTTCTCCAGTATATACGCCTCAGCGATGTAATATTGAccgaagccaagaaaagcaGATGACGAAACCATGAGTACTcaattgaaaagaaaatatctgCTCGAGAAGAGATCCCCGTTGAAAATGTCTCGAGAGTCACCAATATATCCATGCAATCGTCAATTGACCTATAGCTTCGGCCTCCCATTTCCAGTAAAATGATACACAACATCACTAAACTTGGTTTCCGGAAAGACATAGAGCCATTTCAGCTCTTCTTCCGCATTATTCGTAACTGAATGTTCCATGCCACCCGGAATGAAAACTGCACACCCTTTTTCAACCTTATGTTGTACCCCATCAATAGTCACTACTCCTCGCCCCTGCAGGATGTAGTATATCTCGGCCTGAGCATGATGATGGCTGCATAAGTATCCAGAATAACCCGGACAGACAGCAATCCCGGCAGAGAGATCGTTCGTTGGGGTCTTTGGCTGTGTGAAAAGCGTGCGCCACGATACCTCGCCTCGGGATGGGTCTTCGAATGACTCGGAGGGAAGGTTAGAGATGGTACTTGGTGGAAGCACCATCGGTTTCGTGTTCGGCATTGTAGACGCTGGAATTATCTTAGCAAATATGAGCGGCTTGATGACGATTACCAATCATACTAGGATGTTGATATAGCTGCCTTTCGACCCTTTCCACAGAATAAGGGACAGTACAAGGCCCGCAGGTATATTATGCCCAGAATATTCAAATTATCTACATACTATGGAATCCGCCGTTGTTCGAGggattttataaatcttacAGCCATTCGGATGAAGGGAGATCGATCTTGGAGTGAGGGGAGATACTGGGCCCAAGCACACAACCCTGGGATTTATTGCCTCTTTCGGGAATAGATTGCAGTGAGATCACATTGAC contains the following coding sequences:
- a CDS encoding sensor histidine kinase/response regulator, encoding MHSRESSGGGWEGGPRKYAYNREGAREREMHLYLPYWGFSDSEKHAQQSIGTHPNVSRDNVLTVFAQLAALRMGAQRALISLFDKTMQHVVAESTPGLSLRGTEGCEQTEALWLGVRRLPRQKITMCYHAVRSFVEDEQDIFVAADLAEDERFKHHPSVTGYPHNRFYVSVPIRSPDAYVIGTVAVLDDRPRDGVSDEQVRFLKELSATVMDHLLSQRAMREEYREEKMVRALGLFVRGKSDLAEWFSSRNTSDKKYGSKMAHVNRRLEQLQVSGSSPDEDEKQECVNGDGEAPKGKAREQKKHRHKSPVRKFENHQEAESGDEDEADNKKSKRQRPRLSPTTSQLQETLTPSSVRSVVNRAASLIYQALDVEGTMFIDASVYARRQTVGSTETTHDTPGAYNVENKTDEDQIPSASYPESGFSGSSDDEKEARSLVLGHFTSSTSDQAENLKDSHYVSLSGAFVSHLIDRYPKGKIFHIEEDGSIALSYEGLADDMDYSESGGRGAQTTDAHKKDVQQETMDLKQLMKVLPDARCIAIYPVWDFQRSRWFTINLVWTDDPGRVLSEPKDLTYMAAFSNTVMAEVSRLDLEAADRAKGDFISSISHELRSPLHGLLGTVELLQDMVNSYAQRSLIETIYSCGRTLLDTLNHLLDYAKINTLTRPRPSDVAGKQGETDVSKPQSAVPGFLQDEDLGVLVQEVVEGLLAGAEYQRRGPNDNNEVALKNDTNNPESRLMTIVDIEWQDSWQFSVYAGAWRRVVMNLFGNALKYTRTGYIRLLMKKDTLIIDGKDPRPAVHITISDSGRGMSKDFLQNHLYSAFLQEDTTSPGLGVGLHLVHQIVRSLNGQIKFTSEVDRGTSVDVVLPVTPPERSTSIQSSDYPSLRDKLNGMTVSLFTRSSQKGDLGFDSQKFEDVLSSLGHMVSGWFGLRVLNQKELDHERPDFAIITEHEYYKYYQPGSNEPAPDSSEIKPSLPLIVLSARTSSWKALGESADESVIFLTQPVSPKTLSTAFEHCLGLSGPSQHSMPQRHHSPAIPVRESSQRSNRAPEIKDNNSDSADVDKTDVDGVASDNKQGPSDDEREAQAKSLSGNILLVEDNQVNLKIIEMCVKSAGFKYQTAVNGQDALEKFKNDRYDAVVMDISMPVMDGLTATREMRHFERKKKLPPATIIILTAVLSASMQHETMMSGANMFLTKPTPLKQLKETLRKLSEGKDVSDDMRS
- a CDS encoding RmlC-like cupin domain-containing protein; its protein translation is MPNTKPMVLPPSTISNLPSESFEDPSRGEVSWRTLFTQPKTPTNDLSAGIAVCPGYSGYLCSHHHAQAEIYYILQGRGVVTIDGVQHKVEKGCAVFIPGGMEHSVTNNAEEELKWLYVFPETKFSDVVYHFTGNGRPKL
- a CDS encoding putative GPI anchored cell wall protein; its protein translation is MMLSKILLSAVCAMTASALPHHYPRGSPVSVAPTTTSIAASSSSSASASASASASASGSGNVQIVNNLGSTVYLWSTSDTSSDTQTISSGGSYSEAWKTESTGGISIKMATTDSETSVLQFEYTADGDTVYWDLSSINLDSDSEFITAGFSATPSDSSCSSASCSAGDTDCAASYQQPDDTDTNSCSASAGITVTLG